The Thermosulfurimonas sp. F29 genome includes a window with the following:
- a CDS encoding sulfurtransferase TusA family protein, with product MGVNLDEIKPDMTIDCKGLSCPMPLLKTKKAIQKLQPGQILEVLGTDPGSKNDIPGWCERAGHEYLGVKEDAGFMRFYIKKGQ from the coding sequence ATGGGAGTCAATCTGGATGAAATCAAACCGGACATGACCATCGATTGTAAGGGGCTTTCCTGTCCTATGCCACTTCTTAAGACCAAGAAGGCCATTCAGAAGCTTCAGCCCGGGCAGATCCTCGAGGTTCTCGGCACCGACCCCGGTTCCAAGAACGACATCCCGGGCTGGTGCGAGCGGGCCGGACACGAGTATCTCGGGGTAAAAGAGGACGCCGGTTTTATGCGCTTTTACATCAAGAAAGGGCAGTAA
- a CDS encoding type II toxin-antitoxin system HicA family toxin, with protein MKIVSGKEFARLLEKKGWKLVRMKGSHHIYMKEGYPARISVPIHGNKPLKKGLLKHFMKIAGLEEEEL; from the coding sequence TTGAAAATCGTAAGCGGAAAGGAATTCGCCCGCCTCCTGGAGAAAAAGGGCTGGAAGCTGGTCAGGATGAAGGGAAGTCATCACATTTACATGAAAGAGGGGTATCCGGCCAGAATTTCGGTACCCATACATGGAAACAAACCTCTCAAGAAGGGTCTTCTGAAACATTTCATGAAAATAGCGGGCCTCGAGGAGGAAGAACTCTAA
- a CDS encoding C-GCAxxG-C-C family (seleno)protein produces the protein MRLSRRDFLATSGLMMGVMAAGKLFEGKAWAYPYGSEFEYAELDPDEVAWEAYRHYFKKWCCSTVLEGLVSQLRKTVGGPWNDFPVDAYRWAHGGLAGWGALCGTLTGAGIVIGLVTKDTDTAEAMVNDIAFFYSYTPLPKYEPRKILKAEIQNMSVAGTPVCHISVGRWMAAEGVAFLTDERAERCARLSADIARQAALYLNEWLRNGKKYKPRNRMLYNLLHNGITSQNNCMDCHGQNVPNPEETYATLKK, from the coding sequence ATGAGGTTATCAAGGAGGGACTTTCTGGCCACATCGGGATTGATGATGGGGGTAATGGCGGCGGGGAAGCTCTTTGAGGGAAAGGCCTGGGCCTATCCTTACGGATCCGAGTTCGAATATGCGGAACTCGATCCGGATGAGGTGGCCTGGGAGGCGTACCGGCACTACTTCAAGAAGTGGTGTTGTTCCACGGTGCTTGAGGGGCTGGTGAGTCAGTTGCGGAAGACGGTAGGCGGGCCCTGGAACGATTTCCCCGTGGACGCCTATCGCTGGGCGCACGGAGGTCTGGCCGGATGGGGGGCACTTTGCGGTACTCTAACAGGGGCGGGAATCGTGATCGGTCTGGTCACCAAGGATACGGATACCGCCGAGGCCATGGTGAACGACATTGCCTTCTTCTATTCGTATACTCCTCTTCCTAAGTACGAACCGCGCAAGATTCTCAAGGCCGAGATCCAGAACATGAGCGTGGCGGGGACTCCGGTGTGTCACATCTCCGTGGGGCGCTGGATGGCCGCCGAGGGCGTGGCCTTCCTTACCGACGAGCGGGCGGAAAGGTGTGCCCGCCTTTCGGCGGATATAGCCCGTCAGGCGGCGCTTTACCTCAACGAGTGGTTGCGGAACGGCAAGAAGTACAAGCCGCGCAACAGGATGCTTTACAACCTTCTGCACAACGGCATAACCTCTCAGAACAACTGCATGGACTGTCACGGCCAGAATGTACCGAACCCCGAGGAGACCTACGCGACCCTTAAAAAGTAA
- a CDS encoding GGDEF domain-containing protein, translated as MSPEKKKAALLTVLRETREIISWLLSQADLREVVARKGRLGEIEALAQRLFEIENEVDYLKEELLRDDLTKLWNRRALRVFFPEILRRITQGKETYLAVFLDICDFREVNDLYGHRAGDKILLKVARRLREWAKGKDVPVRLGGDEFVFLLAVPTLEEVPSMLLKLSSPPVEIHGLKKYLACGATDILASDSLESCLHRADMAMYKHKMLLKSWLQEGRRGPLPLPVFFRA; from the coding sequence TTGTCCCCGGAGAAAAAGAAAGCAGCTCTTCTAACCGTTCTTCGGGAGACCCGGGAGATTATTTCCTGGCTACTCTCGCAGGCGGACCTCAGGGAGGTTGTAGCCCGCAAGGGACGCCTGGGCGAAATCGAAGCACTGGCTCAGCGACTATTTGAAATCGAAAACGAGGTGGATTATCTTAAGGAAGAGCTTCTTCGGGATGATCTCACCAAGCTATGGAATCGTCGCGCCTTAAGGGTATTCTTTCCAGAAATTCTTAGACGGATTACCCAGGGCAAGGAGACATACCTGGCCGTATTTTTGGATATCTGCGATTTTCGAGAGGTTAACGACCTCTACGGACATCGTGCCGGTGATAAAATACTCCTAAAAGTTGCTCGACGATTGCGGGAATGGGCCAAGGGGAAGGATGTTCCCGTACGGTTGGGGGGAGACGAATTTGTATTTCTTCTGGCCGTACCCACCCTTGAGGAGGTTCCCTCAATGCTTTTAAAGTTGTCTTCCCCGCCGGTGGAGATACACGGTCTAAAAAAGTATCTGGCCTGTGGAGCTACGGATATTCTCGCCTCCGACAGCCTGGAAAGCTGTCTTCACAGGGCTGACATGGCCATGTACAAACACAAAATGCTTCTAAAATCCTGGCTTCAGGAGGGACGGCGGGGACCTCTTCCCTTACCGGTATTTTTCAGGGCCTGA
- a CDS encoding nucleotidyltransferase family protein, which translates to MRLSEHYRRVIRETAEKIFGPGTEVYLFGSRVDDSRRGGDIDLYIVPGERTELFEKKGRFLARLWSLLGEQKIDVVIAKDPERPIEKIARREGIRL; encoded by the coding sequence ATGAGGCTTTCGGAGCACTATCGCCGGGTCATCAGGGAGACGGCGGAAAAAATCTTCGGCCCCGGAACGGAAGTCTATCTTTTCGGAAGCCGGGTGGACGACAGCCGGCGGGGAGGGGACATAGATCTATACATCGTTCCCGGGGAAAGGACGGAACTTTTCGAAAAAAAGGGGCGTTTCCTGGCCCGACTGTGGAGCCTTCTGGGGGAACAGAAGATCGATGTGGTGATAGCTAAAGATCCCGAACGGCCCATAGAAAAGATAGCCCGCAGGGAAGGGATAAGACTGTGA
- a CDS encoding type II toxin-antitoxin system HicB family antitoxin: MKLKVVIHKAEEGGYWAEVPALPGCATQGETFEELLQNLYEAIEGWLEVEAPSVSIPEPAGETTVLEIAV, translated from the coding sequence ATGAAACTTAAAGTGGTAATTCACAAAGCCGAGGAAGGAGGATACTGGGCCGAGGTTCCGGCTCTGCCCGGATGTGCCACCCAGGGCGAAACTTTCGAAGAACTACTTCAAAACCTCTATGAGGCCATAGAAGGGTGGCTTGAAGTGGAAGCCCCGTCCGTTTCCATCCCTGAACCCGCCGGAGAGACTACGGTCCTGGAAATCGCCGTTTGA
- a CDS encoding DUF362 domain-containing protein, producing MASRVYFVDLHLKKKTTLLDKVSALLEAVGVSGRFRKGALVAVKLHFGEAGNLAHLRPQWVRRVVEELRRAGARPFLTDTNTLYRGSRSDAVVHLETAIRNGFDFAVVGAPIVIADGLRGNTYERVEMDLPVLKEFYVAKEIARADGLVVLTHFKGHELSAFGGAIKNVGMGCAARKGKLEQHSTVAPKIDKKRCVACGTCAEFCPVGAPEPAKGVKKPRYRINEKRCIGCGECIAVCPQEAIRVQWNEKAELFMRKMAEYAAAVLRDKKGRTVFLNFVLQVSPACDCYPFNDYPLVRDLGILASEDPVAIDQASVDLVNREAGLPGSKTEAAGPGEDKFRALYPGLNWEITLEHAERIGLGTREYELIRLEV from the coding sequence ATGGCAAGCAGGGTCTATTTTGTGGATCTCCATTTAAAGAAAAAGACCACGCTTCTGGACAAGGTGTCGGCGTTGCTCGAGGCGGTGGGGGTTTCCGGGCGTTTCAGGAAGGGGGCTCTGGTGGCGGTGAAGCTCCACTTCGGTGAGGCCGGGAACCTGGCTCACCTTCGGCCCCAGTGGGTGCGCCGGGTGGTGGAGGAGCTCCGCCGGGCGGGGGCCAGACCCTTTCTCACCGACACCAACACCCTTTATCGAGGAAGTCGTTCGGATGCGGTGGTGCACCTCGAGACGGCCATCCGGAACGGCTTCGACTTCGCCGTGGTGGGCGCCCCGATCGTGATCGCCGACGGTCTGCGGGGCAACACCTACGAACGGGTGGAGATGGACCTTCCGGTGCTCAAGGAGTTCTATGTGGCCAAGGAGATTGCCCGGGCCGACGGTCTGGTGGTGCTCACCCACTTCAAGGGGCACGAGCTTTCGGCCTTCGGAGGGGCGATCAAGAATGTGGGCATGGGGTGTGCGGCCCGGAAGGGAAAGCTCGAGCAGCACTCCACCGTGGCCCCCAAAATAGACAAGAAGCGCTGCGTGGCCTGCGGGACCTGTGCGGAGTTCTGTCCGGTGGGGGCCCCGGAGCCGGCCAAAGGGGTGAAGAAACCCCGCTACCGCATAAACGAGAAACGCTGTATCGGCTGCGGGGAATGTATCGCGGTTTGCCCTCAAGAGGCCATCAGGGTCCAGTGGAACGAGAAGGCCGAACTTTTCATGCGCAAGATGGCCGAATACGCCGCAGCGGTGCTCCGGGACAAAAAGGGACGGACGGTCTTCCTGAACTTCGTGCTTCAGGTCTCCCCGGCCTGCGACTGTTATCCCTTTAACGACTATCCCCTGGTGCGGGACCTCGGGATCCTGGCCTCGGAGGATCCGGTGGCCATAGACCAGGCCTCGGTGGACCTGGTGAACCGGGAGGCGGGACTTCCCGGATCAAAGACCGAGGCGGCGGGGCCCGGAGAGGACAAGTTCCGGGCCCTTTATCCCGGGCTCAACTGGGAGATCACCCTGGAGCACGCCGAAAGGATCGGCCTGGGAACCAGAGAATACGAGCTGATAAGGCTTGAGGTCTGA
- a CDS encoding AsnC family transcriptional regulator → MDERNRKLLNIIQRDFPLVSRPYAEVGRRLGLPEEEVIERLGRLSREGILRQIGGIFNPPALGYRTSLVAFEVPEDLCARAAGIINAHPGVSHNYLRDHRFNFWFTIAVPPGTSLEDEVQGLARGAGAVRLLLLPIKRVFRIAVIFDLEEGTAGNGSFETVREILPPDAETVRLVRAVQEPLPLVPRPFREVAERVGLSEEELLSWIREMLARGVMRRFAGLVRHRRAGFRENVMVAWRVPEEKIVKVGEALAREPGVTHCYERVSYPDWPYNLYTMIHARQGLKDRVRRLAETHGIPEYLALRTLKEYKKVRLKLFVS, encoded by the coding sequence ATGGACGAGCGGAATCGCAAGCTTCTAAATATTATACAGAGGGATTTTCCGCTGGTCTCCAGGCCCTACGCCGAGGTGGGGCGAAGGCTGGGGCTTCCCGAGGAAGAGGTAATAGAACGCCTGGGGCGGCTCTCCCGGGAAGGCATCCTGCGCCAGATCGGGGGCATCTTCAATCCCCCGGCCCTGGGGTATCGGACCAGCCTGGTGGCCTTCGAGGTGCCGGAGGATCTTTGCGCCCGGGCGGCCGGGATTATAAACGCTCACCCCGGAGTAAGCCACAACTACCTTCGCGACCATCGTTTCAACTTCTGGTTCACCATTGCCGTGCCTCCGGGAACCTCTCTGGAGGACGAGGTGCAGGGTCTGGCCCGCGGGGCCGGAGCCGTCCGCCTCCTGCTTCTTCCCATAAAACGGGTGTTCCGTATAGCCGTGATCTTTGATCTCGAGGAGGGCACCGCCGGGAACGGGAGCTTCGAGACCGTGCGGGAGATTTTGCCGCCCGACGCGGAGACCGTCCGGCTGGTCCGGGCGGTTCAGGAGCCTTTGCCCCTGGTGCCCAGGCCTTTCCGGGAGGTGGCCGAAAGGGTGGGGCTTTCCGAGGAGGAGCTCCTTTCCTGGATCCGGGAGATGCTTGCGCGGGGGGTTATGCGCCGGTTTGCCGGGCTGGTGCGCCATCGGCGTGCCGGTTTCCGGGAAAATGTGATGGTGGCCTGGCGGGTGCCGGAGGAGAAAATAGTGAAGGTGGGCGAGGCCCTGGCCCGGGAGCCCGGCGTAACTCACTGCTACGAAAGGGTGAGCTATCCGGACTGGCCCTACAACCTCTACACCATGATCCACGCCCGGCAGGGCCTTAAGGATCGGGTGCGTCGGCTCGCCGAAACCCACGGAATCCCCGAATACCTGGCCCTCCGCACCCTGAAGGAATACAAAAAGGTGCGTCTCAAGCTGTTTGTGAGCTGA
- the trpE gene encoding anthranilate synthase component I codes for MFPEIHPPEKRFKELAAEANLIPVYTELLVDLETPISLFYKAFSGHYGFLLESLEGGEKWARYSFIGLNPFLIFRAKGRRVTLLDRHGETTREVEDPLLALREVLCRFRAAEVPELPRFFGGAVGFLSYDVVRFIERLPDLSPDPMGFSDLHFMFPEILLAYDRLRHVLQVIYNARVEPGVQPEALYERARAEIAATVARVRAPLIYPAATPDRETVELRPEIEKERFLEMVRRAKDYIAAGDVIQVVLSQRFSGRSHLPPFALYRALRKINPSPYLFFLRLADETLIGSSPEILVRVEGRRVETRPIAGTRPRGRTETEDLALAEDLVNDPKERAEHLMLVDLGRNDLGRVCTYGSVEVYELMVIERYSHVMHLVSGVRGELAPGRDMFDVFRAAFPAGTVSGAPKIRAMEIIEELEPEKRGPYAGAVGYFGFSGNMDLCITIRTLFQKGDRLYLQAGAGIVADSDPEREYEETLNKARGMMKALEMVKKGVV; via the coding sequence ATGTTTCCGGAGATCCATCCCCCGGAGAAAAGGTTTAAGGAGCTGGCCGCAGAGGCCAACCTCATTCCGGTCTACACCGAGCTTCTGGTGGATCTGGAGACCCCCATATCCCTCTTCTACAAGGCCTTTTCCGGCCACTACGGTTTTCTTCTGGAGAGCCTCGAGGGCGGGGAAAAGTGGGCCCGCTACAGCTTCATCGGGCTCAATCCCTTTCTCATCTTCCGGGCCAAGGGGCGTCGGGTCACCCTTCTCGATCGGCACGGAGAGACCACTCGAGAAGTGGAGGACCCCCTTCTGGCCTTAAGGGAGGTCCTTTGCCGTTTCAGGGCCGCGGAGGTGCCGGAGCTTCCCCGCTTTTTCGGGGGGGCGGTGGGATTCCTTTCCTACGATGTAGTGCGTTTCATCGAGAGGCTTCCGGATCTTTCCCCCGACCCCATGGGGTTTTCCGACCTTCACTTCATGTTTCCGGAGATCCTCCTGGCCTACGATCGGCTGCGGCATGTGCTTCAGGTGATTTACAACGCCCGGGTGGAACCGGGTGTGCAGCCCGAGGCCCTTTACGAGCGGGCCCGGGCCGAAATCGCGGCCACGGTGGCCCGCGTCCGTGCCCCCCTCATCTACCCGGCGGCCACCCCGGACCGGGAGACCGTGGAGCTCCGGCCGGAAATCGAAAAGGAACGATTTCTGGAGATGGTTCGCCGGGCCAAGGACTACATCGCCGCCGGGGATGTGATCCAGGTGGTGCTTTCCCAGCGTTTCTCGGGCCGCTCCCATCTTCCGCCCTTCGCCCTTTACCGGGCCCTGCGCAAGATCAACCCCTCGCCCTACCTCTTTTTCCTGAGGCTGGCGGACGAGACCCTCATCGGCTCCTCTCCGGAGATCCTGGTGCGGGTGGAGGGCCGACGGGTGGAGACCCGTCCCATCGCCGGGACCCGCCCCCGGGGACGCACCGAGACCGAGGATCTGGCGCTGGCCGAGGACCTGGTGAACGATCCCAAGGAGCGGGCCGAGCACCTCATGCTGGTGGACCTGGGCCGGAACGACCTGGGTCGGGTCTGCACTTACGGAAGCGTCGAGGTGTACGAACTGATGGTGATCGAGCGCTACTCCCATGTGATGCACCTGGTCTCGGGAGTGAGAGGCGAACTCGCCCCGGGCAGGGACATGTTCGATGTCTTCCGGGCGGCCTTTCCCGCGGGAACCGTTTCCGGAGCCCCCAAGATCCGGGCCATGGAGATCATCGAGGAGCTCGAGCCGGAAAAACGTGGCCCCTATGCCGGGGCGGTGGGCTACTTCGGTTTTTCCGGGAATATGGACCTCTGCATCACTATCCGGACCCTCTTTCAGAAGGGCGACCGGCTCTATCTTCAGGCCGGAGCCGGGATTGTGGCCGACTCCGATCCCGAACGGGAGTACGAGGAGACCCTCAACAAGGCCCGGGGCATGATGAAGGCCTTAGAAATGGTCAAGAAGGGGGTGGTCTGA
- a CDS encoding SWIM zinc finger domain-containing protein has product MKPQILLESLPDRILARARSLLERGAIAHLERGESELLASVQGTTPEPYEVRIRFSREDITDWSCTCPYEGEVCKHVAAVVLKVFGPGKIRPGRRRKTKVELAREILTKLNAEELREFVGELAEREKAVRDALLARFSAYADPGTRSLEAKYNFIFRAILQGYKRQGFVHYWETLEFGQRVSELVESGRKLVAEGKTEEALALAKAVLQGWIKALDAMDDSGGSTGVVLAEVLDLMVQIYRAGRTEVFEFLLEEARKDRYRQWGIDLNLAEALVEMAETRSQAKKLRDFLDPHPYGQEILARLLARFFPEEYEEFVWKEENLLQVWKFHLERLEGEKRLEAILPYLEHLLSSKAFPSRLKAEVLWRKARVLRLLGRNEEALSVLETLFKREPSLEVVREIQDLASPERWRKIRPGLEGRLRKDELFRFLVEEEEWERALALLEKEGCQILSTSSTLERLRDLLLRFPEGLRERALRKVLEISVDFFEEPGSRDRYRYHLSVIRPVLERLEPEEIRDFLDGLVKRYPRRRALREEAEALGRKLIP; this is encoded by the coding sequence ATGAAACCCCAAATTCTTCTGGAGAGCCTTCCAGACCGAATTCTAGCACGGGCGAGGTCCCTGCTAGAAAGGGGAGCTATAGCCCACCTCGAAAGAGGGGAGAGCGAGCTCCTCGCCTCCGTTCAGGGCACCACCCCCGAACCTTACGAGGTCCGCATCCGGTTTTCCCGGGAGGACATAACCGACTGGAGCTGCACCTGCCCCTACGAAGGGGAGGTGTGCAAGCATGTGGCGGCGGTGGTGCTTAAGGTCTTCGGTCCCGGGAAGATCCGGCCCGGACGCCGGCGTAAAACCAAAGTGGAGCTGGCCAGGGAGATTCTCACAAAACTCAACGCCGAGGAACTCCGGGAATTCGTGGGTGAACTGGCGGAGCGGGAAAAGGCGGTCCGGGACGCCCTTCTGGCCCGTTTTTCCGCCTATGCCGATCCGGGCACCCGCAGCCTGGAGGCAAAGTACAACTTCATCTTCCGGGCCATTCTCCAGGGCTATAAGAGACAAGGGTTCGTCCACTACTGGGAGACCCTGGAGTTCGGACAGAGGGTGAGCGAGCTCGTGGAGTCGGGCCGGAAGCTCGTGGCGGAGGGAAAAACGGAGGAGGCCTTAGCCCTGGCGAAAGCCGTGCTCCAGGGCTGGATCAAGGCACTGGACGCGATGGATGACTCCGGGGGAAGTACCGGAGTGGTGCTCGCTGAAGTGCTCGATCTGATGGTGCAGATCTACCGAGCCGGGCGCACGGAGGTCTTCGAGTTCCTCCTGGAAGAAGCCCGGAAGGATCGATATCGACAGTGGGGAATAGATCTCAACCTGGCCGAGGCCCTGGTGGAAATGGCCGAGACCCGTTCGCAGGCCAAAAAACTGCGGGACTTTCTCGACCCTCATCCTTACGGCCAAGAAATCCTGGCTCGCCTCCTGGCTCGTTTCTTCCCCGAGGAATACGAAGAGTTCGTGTGGAAGGAGGAAAACCTCCTCCAGGTCTGGAAATTCCATCTGGAGCGGCTGGAAGGGGAAAAACGCCTGGAGGCGATCCTGCCTTACCTAGAGCACCTCCTTTCCTCTAAGGCTTTTCCTTCTCGCCTTAAGGCCGAAGTCCTGTGGAGAAAGGCCCGGGTTCTGCGGCTTCTCGGGCGCAACGAGGAGGCCCTTTCGGTGCTCGAGACCCTCTTCAAGAGGGAACCCTCCCTGGAGGTGGTGCGCGAAATACAGGATCTTGCCTCCCCTGAAAGGTGGCGAAAGATAAGGCCGGGGTTGGAAGGGCGCCTCCGCAAGGACGAGCTCTTCCGTTTTCTCGTGGAAGAGGAGGAGTGGGAGAGGGCGCTCGCCCTGCTTGAGAAGGAGGGCTGTCAGATCCTTTCCACCTCCTCGACCCTTGAGCGGTTGAGAGATCTTCTCCTGAGGTTTCCCGAGGGGCTCCGGGAAAGGGCCCTGAGGAAGGTGCTCGAGATTTCGGTGGACTTTTTCGAAGAGCCGGGCTCCAGGGATCGGTACCGGTATCACCTTTCCGTTATCCGTCCGGTTCTGGAGCGTCTGGAGCCGGAGGAGATACGGGATTTTCTGGACGGCCTGGTGAAGAGATATCCCCGCCGGCGGGCCCTGCGGGAGGAGGCGGAGGCCCTCGGGAGGAAGCTCATTCCCTGA
- a CDS encoding YeeE/YedE thiosulfate transporter family protein, translated as MGALKRTYENLCAKHWSPMMGGILLAFLVVVLEAWYRPWGIVGGLRNWADWFFYHIGLYDEPPALHPLWSSTSSILDIGLIWGAFISAALGREFAIRIPPPIEFVKAVVAGILMGIGASLAMGCNVGGFYMAVNNLAANGFIMLIGLIFGVILAIKYLYWELEHFPSSGGFEIGFQKIDPFLGVIALAGLLVATRAYFGSELDRGEVMGGCLILAAGIGYVMHRSRFCMVNALREPFMTGNAEMGRALTVSIILSAIGIAILKYNGVRPESAYVTPTFIQGALIGGFIFGFGMTVAGGCGSGSLWRVGEGQVKLMIVATVFGLSNSIVRHIFAEYDVIENGYLGKAVFMPDYLGYAGTILLIALIVLVWYIVIDWNEESNRLVLEM; from the coding sequence ATGGGTGCTCTTAAACGGACCTATGAAAATCTCTGTGCCAAACACTGGTCCCCCATGATGGGGGGGATACTGCTGGCTTTTCTGGTGGTGGTATTGGAGGCATGGTATCGTCCGTGGGGAATTGTGGGGGGGCTTCGGAACTGGGCGGACTGGTTTTTTTATCACATAGGGCTTTATGATGAACCGCCGGCTTTACATCCCTTGTGGTCTTCCACCTCTTCCATTCTGGACATAGGTCTCATCTGGGGGGCTTTTATCTCCGCGGCTCTGGGGCGGGAGTTTGCCATTCGAATTCCCCCGCCCATCGAATTCGTTAAGGCTGTGGTGGCCGGGATCCTCATGGGCATAGGGGCTTCTCTCGCCATGGGCTGTAATGTGGGGGGCTTTTACATGGCGGTGAACAATCTCGCCGCTAACGGTTTCATCATGCTCATCGGTCTTATTTTCGGGGTCATCCTGGCCATAAAGTATCTCTACTGGGAGCTCGAGCACTTTCCGAGTTCCGGGGGTTTTGAAATAGGTTTTCAGAAGATTGATCCCTTTCTGGGGGTAATCGCTCTGGCGGGACTTCTTGTGGCGACCCGGGCCTATTTCGGAAGTGAGCTCGATCGGGGAGAAGTGATGGGCGGCTGTCTCATTCTGGCCGCGGGTATCGGTTATGTGATGCACCGGAGTCGTTTCTGCATGGTGAACGCCCTGCGGGAGCCTTTCATGACGGGTAATGCAGAAATGGGCAGGGCCCTCACGGTGAGTATTATTCTTTCGGCCATAGGGATTGCCATTCTCAAGTACAACGGCGTGCGCCCGGAAAGCGCCTATGTGACCCCCACCTTCATTCAGGGGGCCCTTATCGGAGGTTTCATCTTCGGCTTCGGGATGACCGTGGCCGGAGGGTGCGGTTCCGGGAGCCTGTGGCGAGTGGGCGAGGGGCAGGTCAAGCTTATGATTGTGGCTACCGTTTTTGGTCTTAGCAACTCGATTGTACGGCATATCTTCGCTGAATACGATGTTATTGAGAATGGCTATCTTGGCAAGGCTGTTTTTATGCCTGATTATCTTGGATATGCCGGGACCATCCTTCTTATTGCTTTGATAGTGCTGGTATGGTATATCGTGATCGACTGGAATGAGGAAAGCAACAGGCTGGTTCTTGAAATGTAG
- the hpt gene encoding hypoxanthine phosphoribosyltransferase gives MERLKLLLSPEVIAKRVQKLGREISSYYRDQEVVLIGILKGAFVFLADLVRALDLSRVEVDFVRLKSYGFSDTSAGEVQITKDVELSLRGKHVLVVEDIVDTGYTLAYLLEHLRLHEPASVRVCCFVDKSERRKVEVPIHFKAFEIPSGFLVGYGLDFAERYRHLPGLYEVIRE, from the coding sequence ATGGAAAGGTTGAAGCTTCTTCTGTCCCCTGAAGTAATTGCCAAAAGGGTTCAGAAACTTGGACGGGAAATCAGTAGTTACTATAGAGATCAGGAGGTGGTTCTGATAGGAATACTCAAGGGGGCCTTCGTGTTCCTGGCGGACCTCGTGCGGGCCCTGGATCTATCCCGGGTGGAGGTGGACTTCGTGAGGCTTAAGAGCTACGGTTTCTCGGACACCTCCGCGGGAGAGGTCCAGATTACCAAAGATGTGGAACTCAGCCTGCGGGGAAAACATGTCCTGGTGGTGGAGGACATCGTGGACACCGGCTACACCCTGGCCTATCTCCTGGAACACCTGAGGCTTCACGAACCGGCCTCGGTGCGGGTGTGCTGTTTCGTGGACAAGAGCGAGCGCCGGAAGGTGGAAGTCCCCATTCACTTCAAGGCCTTCGAGATCCCCTCGGGATTCCTGGTGGGCTACGGCCTGGACTTCGCCGAACGCTATCGCCACCTTCCGGGACTCTATGAGGTGATCAGGGAATGA
- a CDS encoding aminodeoxychorismate/anthranilate synthase component II — protein sequence MRLLVIDNYDSFTYNLVQLLGVMFDKLFPGGEILVFRNDEIDLERAEALEPTHILISPGPCDPPKAGISVPLIRHFAGRVPILGVCLGHQCIGEAFGGRIVRARRLMHGKTSEITHDGRGVFAGLPNPFEAMRYHSLAIEEASLPDCLEVTARAEDGEIMGVRHREYPVEGVQFHPESIGTSLSAWRRLNRPPRDWDFTGNDLPEGVLLLRNFLNFPQKA from the coding sequence GTGCGGCTTCTCGTCATAGACAACTACGACTCCTTTACCTACAACCTGGTACAGCTCCTGGGGGTGATGTTCGACAAGCTCTTTCCCGGAGGCGAGATCCTGGTCTTCCGCAACGACGAGATCGATCTCGAGCGGGCCGAGGCCCTTGAGCCCACGCACATCCTCATCTCCCCGGGGCCCTGCGATCCTCCCAAGGCCGGTATTTCCGTGCCCCTGATCCGGCACTTCGCCGGACGCGTCCCCATCCTGGGGGTGTGCCTGGGACACCAGTGTATCGGGGAGGCCTTCGGGGGGCGCATAGTGCGGGCCCGGAGACTCATGCACGGAAAGACCTCCGAAATCACCCACGACGGAAGAGGCGTTTTCGCCGGACTTCCGAATCCCTTCGAGGCCATGCGCTATCACTCGCTGGCCATCGAGGAGGCGAGCCTTCCGGACTGTCTCGAGGTCACGGCCCGGGCCGAAGACGGCGAGATCATGGGCGTGAGACACCGGGAGTACCCCGTGGAAGGGGTCCAGTTCCATCCCGAATCCATAGGGACCTCCCTTTCCGCCTGGCGGAGGCTGAACCGCCCCCCGCGGGACTGGGACTTCACCGGGAACGACCTTCCCGAGGGGGTCCTTCTCCTCCGGAACTTCCTGAACTTTCCGCAAAAAGCTTGA